CCATCCTGACCTTCCGCGCGCGCGCGCCGATCACGCGGCCGCCCTGGCCGCTGGTCCTGCGCGTCGTAGGCAGGAACGCCTCGGCCCGCCGCAGCGACCTGGGGATCTACTGCGTAAAGGCCGGAGTGGAATAGGCCCACGCAATCGGCGACTGAACAGCAGGCTCGTAGCGCCTGCTGTACAGCGGGGGCTACGAACCCGCTGCAACCCTGGCGTCGAAAGCGGAAAAAACCGAACTGCTTTACCGCCGCACCGCGATTCCTCGCCCGGCGAGGTATTCCTTCACCTGCTGAATTGTAAATGTTCCAAAATGGAACACCGATGCGGCGAGGACGGCGCTGGCCTTGCCCTGGGTGACGGCCTCATTGAAATGTTCGAGTTTTCCCGCGCCGCCGCTGGCGATGACCGGCCGGCCGGTAGCCTCGGCGACGGCCCGGGTCAGGACCAGGTCGTAGCCGTCTGTCGTCCCGTCCGCGCCCTTGCTCGTCGGCAGGAACCAGCCCGCCCCCAGGTCGGCCAGTTCCCGCGCGAACGCCGCGGCGTCGCGCCCGGTCTTCGTCCGGCCGCCGTCGATGTAGACCTCGCGCTTCGACGGCAGGGCCTCGTTGACGTCGGCGTCGAGCGCGATGACGATCCGGTCCGCGCCGAACAGCCGGACGGCTTCGCGCACCAGGCCCGGATCGCGGAACGCGGCGGACGAAATGCTCACGCGCGAGGCCCCGGACTCCAGCGCCTCCTCGATGTCCGCGCATCTCCTGATTCCGCCGCCCACGGTCAGCGGCACGTCCACCACGGCGGCCACCTTGCGGGCCACGTCGAACATCGTGCACCGGCCCTCGATCGTCGCGGTGATGTCGAGGAACGCGATCTCGTCCGCGCCGCCTTCGGAATACGCCCGCGCGGCCTCGACGGGATCCGCCGCGTCGCGGAGTTCGACGAAATGCACGCCCTTGACCACGCGGCCGTCCTTCATGTCCAGGCAGGGGATCACTCGTATAGGCTCCATGACGATTCCTTCCTTTGTCGCGGCCGGCACGCGACCG
The window above is part of the Kiritimatiellia bacterium genome. Proteins encoded here:
- the hisF gene encoding imidazole glycerol phosphate synthase subunit HisF, with the translated sequence MEPIRVIPCLDMKDGRVVKGVHFVELRDAADPVEAARAYSEGGADEIAFLDITATIEGRCTMFDVARKVAAVVDVPLTVGGGIRRCADIEEALESGASRVSISSAAFRDPGLVREAVRLFGADRIVIALDADVNEALPSKREVYIDGGRTKTGRDAAAFARELADLGAGWFLPTSKGADGTTDGYDLVLTRAVAEATGRPVIASGGAGKLEHFNEAVTQGKASAVLAASVFHFGTFTIQQVKEYLAGRGIAVRR